The region CGTATGGTATTCGGTGGCGGTGCTAGCCAGATTTTCGGCATCCTCTAGCTCGGTCAGCTTGTTGTCAAAAGTCCGCATGTGATCGTTCAAGGCGGCCAATCCAGTGCCTTGGAGGTTGGTCTTCCACTCGCCCACCGGGCTGCGCCAAAACAGCGCCGGTTTGCGCTGGTGCTCATCGGGCTGCGGAAGCTGGTGCAGGATGATGAGCAAGTGCCCCTCCTCCAGCATGGCGCGTTGCGGGCCCGGCTCGCGGCCCAGGCGGTTGCGGATGGAGTCGGGGATGGTCCACAGCTTCGGGAGAATGCTGGCTTCAGGTTTCATAAACGCAGCGATCCTAGCCGAGAGGCCTGGGGTAGGGGAATACAATTTCCTGCCGAGATTCGCTCCGCTTTAGGTTGGCAGACGTAGAGAAGGCCATGCGTCATCTTGTCATCATCCTCGGAGATCAGCTCGATCTCAAATCTTCCGCCCTGGATGGTTTCGATCCGCAGCAGGATCGCGTGTGGATGACGGAAGTGGCGCGGGAATCCACCAAGGTGTGGGTGCATAAGGCGCGCATTGTCACCTTCCTGGCGGCAATGCGGCACTTTGCTGAGGAACTGAAAAAGGCGGGGCTGCCTGTGGAATATCGCCGCCTGGAGGATCCGCAGAATCAGGGTGACTTCATCGTGGAGCTGGAGGCGGCAGTGAAACGGCTAAAGCCGAAAAAGCTCATCCTGGTGGAGCCGGGCGAATGGCAGGTACGCGAAGATTTCCGCCAGGCGTCCAAACGATTGAAGGTAGAGCTGGACGAGCGTGAAGACCGCCATTTCATGGCCACTCATGCGGATTTTGAAATGCATGCCAAGGGGCGCAAAGGCCTGCGCATGGAGTTCTTCTATCGGGAAATGCGCACTCGTCATGGCATCCTCATGGAGGGCGGGAAACCTGTCGGGGGTGGGTGGAATTTCGACAGTGAGAACCGCAAGAGCTTTGCCAAAGCAGGCCCACCTTTGCATGCTGCCCCGCGTCAGTTCCTGCCAGATGCCATCACCCAGGACGTGATCCAGACGGTGGAGTCGATGTTCCCAGAACATCCCGGCACCCTCGGCGACTTTGACTGGCCTGTCACGGCGGCGGAGGCGCAGATCGCCCTGGAGGATTTTATTGCGCATCGGCTGGCGGAGTTTGGCGATTACCAGGATGCCATGTGGACTCAGGAGCCGTGGCTCTTTCACAGCCGTCTCAGTGCGGTCATGAATCTAAAACTGCTGGATCCCCGGCAGGTCATCGCAGCGGCGGAAAAGGCCTATCACACAGGCCGCGCGCCCCTGGCGGCGGTGGAGGGATTCATCCGCCAGATCCTCGGCTGGCGGGAATATGTGCGGGCCATCTACTGGCGCTTTATGCCGGGATATGGAGAGATGAATGAGCTCCGGGCCCAGCAGCCTCTGCCGAAGTTTTACTGGACGGGCGAGACGGACATGAACTGCTTGCGCGATGCCATCGGCCAGACCCTCCGCTATGGGTATGCCCATCACATCCAGCGGCTGATGGTCACGGGTTTGTTCTCCTTGTTGTTAGGTGTGCGGCCACAAGAGGTCCACGAATGGTACCTGGCCGTGTATGTGGATGCGGTGGAGTGGGTGGAGCTGCCGAATACCCTGGGCATGTCCCAGCATGGCGATGGCGGCATCATGGCCAGCAAGCCGTACATCGCCTCCGGCAAATACATCCAGCGCATGTCCAATTACTGCGCGGGCTGCCGTTATGATCCGGCCCTGTCCACCGGGCCCAAAGCCTGCCCCTTCACCACGCTCTACTGGGAGTTTCTCCTCCGTCATGAGCCACGGCTGAAGATGAATCAGCGCATGTCCATGCAGGTGCGCAATTTAGCCCGCCTCACCGATGCAGAGAAAGAAGCCATTGTGGAACAGGCGCAGTCCATCCGGACGAGTCTGGCGTAATCCCCACCACTTATGTCCACCTCTCCCCGCGTCTGGTTCATCACAGGTTGCTCTTCAGGTTTCGGTCATGCCATGGCCGAGGCGGCATTGCTGGCGGGAGATCACGTCATCGCCACGGCTCGTCAGGTCGCGGATCTGGAAATGCTGGAACACATCGGCGCAGGCCGCTGCCACATCCTGCCGCTGGATGTTACGGATGCCGCGCAAGTCAGCCAACAGGTGACCGCCGCGCAGGCGGTGTGGGGGCGGCTGGATGTGGTGGTGAACAATGCGGGCTACGGCCTGCTGGGCGCGGTGGAGGAATGCACCGAGGAGCAGATCCGGTTAAACTTTGAAACGAATTTCTTCGGCGCTTTGAATGTCATCCGGGCTGCCCTGCCCATCCTGCGTCAGCAAAAGCAGGGACACATTATCAACATCAGCGCGGCGGCGGCCATTTCGAACTATGCCGGTTTTGGCATCTACGGCGCGGCCAAAGCGGCCCTCGAATCACTGAGCGAAAGTCTGCGTCTGGAGGTGGCGGCCCATGGCACCAAGGTCACCTTGGTGCAGCCCGGCCCATTCCGCACCCGCTTCATCGGCAAAGGCATGGTCCAGGCCACCGCCACGGAAACCTATGCGGGCAGCAGTGGCAAGTTCGCTGCCTATTTAGAGAAAGTAGATGGCAAGCAGCCCGGCGACCCCGAACGCGCCGCCGCCCTCATCGTGAAAATGGTCCAAGACGGGCAGGCCCCTCTGCGTCTCGCGTTGGGCAAGTATGCCGTGAAGAAAGTCCGCGATGTCGCAGCCTCCCGCCTGCGTGAATTGGAAGCCTGGGAACAGGCCGCAGGGGAGACGGATGGCTGAAGAGCTCCGGAGGGGAAGGTTATCGACTCGCTTGGTTTCGTCGGGTTTTCTTCATTTTTAGCCCTTTTTTGAATTTGAGATCTCGTGGAAAGCTTGATTTGCGCCCAAAAAGCCCCTTGCAAAGCGGTGACGCCAGCCCATAATCCACGCCCCTTGCGAGCTGCCTAGTCACATCGCCGTCGGTCTCCAGGTCCGTTTTCTCCTTTGAGAAGCCACGGACGCTCGCTCTGGAGGTAACCCGGTTTATCCAAATCCATCCATGTCCGTCCGCCTAGCCAGATTCGAAATGCCGAGTCGCCTCGTCCGCAACGAGGCCACCGCCACCGATACCTACGCCCAGTTCAGCGCCGAGCCTTTTGACAAAGGTTACGGTCACACGATCGGGAACTCCCTTCGCCGTGTCCTGCTTTCCTCCCTGGAAGGTGCAGCCATCACGTCGGTGAAGATCCGCGGTGCGGAACATGAATTCAGCACCCTGCCTGGCGTGCTGGAAGATGTGGTTCAGATCGTTCTGAACCTGAAGAAAGTCCGTTTCAAGCACCACAGCGAGAGCAAAGAAGCCCGCCTCCTCTCCATCAGCGTGGACAAGGAAGGTGCTGTCACCGCCGGTGACATCAAGGAAGACAACCACTACGAAGTCATCAACAAGGACCTCGTCATCTGCAACCTAGACCGCAAAGCCAAGTTCGAGTGCGAATTCGAAGTCCGCGTCGGTCGTGGTTTCTCCACCTGGGAAGAAAACAAGCGTGCAGACACCCCGATCGGTGTGATCCCGATTGACTCCATTTACAGCCCGGTGACCCGCGTGAAATACGGCGTGGAAAACACCCGCGTCGGCCAGAACACCGACTATGACAAGCTGGTGCTGGACGTTTGGACCGACGGTCGTATCGCCCCGAGCGACGCCCTCCTCCAGGCCGCCTCCATCCTGCGTCACCACCTGGACGTGTTCGTCAACTACGACGACAAGGCCATCGAATTCGAAGCGGCTCCAGAAGCCCAGACCGAAGAAAACAGCGAGCTGCGCAAGCTCCTGAACATGAGCGTCAACGAAATCGAGCTGTCCGTCCGTGCGGCGAACTGCCTGAACAACGCCAACATCACCTCCGTGGGCCAGTTGGCCATGAAGACGGAGGCCGAAATGCTGCGCTACCGCAACTTCGGCAAGAAGTCCCTCACCGAAATCAAAGAGAAGCTGGCCGAACTGGGTCTGTCTCTCGGCATGAAGTTCGATTCATCGCTGCTTGAGCCTACCTCCGGCGGCAGCTCCTTGCTCGCCCGCAGCAGCATGATCGCTGATGACGATGATGAAGCTGATGCCGCTGGTTTCGCCAGCCTGATCGACAGCCACCTGCCAGACGGTGACGACGACGAATAATCCCTGACCTTAGACTAGAGAGAACGAAGACATGAAACACGGAAGAAAAGTCCCTAAACTCCAGCGCGACGCCGCTCACCGCAAAGCACTGCTGGCCAACCTCGTTTGCGCCCTTGTGGAGCACCGCCGCATCCGCACCACCCTGGCTAAGGCCAAGGCTGTGCGCCCACTGGCAGAAAAAATGATCACCCTGGGCAAGCGTGGTGACCTTCACGCCCGCCGCACCGCCATCTCTGAGCTGCGCCAGCCTGCTTCTGTGAAGAAGCTGTTTGAAGACATCGCTCCTGCTTCCAAAGATCGCCAGGGTGGCTACACCCGTATCATCAAGCTCGGCCAGCGCCGCAGCGACTCTGCTCCGATGGCTTTCATCGAGTGGGTTGACGCTTACGTGCCACCAGCACCGAAGTCTGAAGAAGCCGCTGTCGAAGTGGTGACTGTCGAAGAGCCAGCCGCTGCTGCTGAAGAAGCTGCTCCGAAGAAGAAGCGCGCCACCAAAAAGGCCGCTGAAGCTGCCGCTGAGTAATCAGCCTCTACGGATCTAAAGATCTATTGAAGAGCGCGGATGCCGAAAGGTATCCGCGCTTTTTGTTAGGAGAGATGATCTCAATCCAATGCGGTTTTGCCCCAGATTTCCTGGAGCAGTTGATGGATGGCAGGTTCGGCGGTTTTGAGTTCGCCGTGGACGAAGGGGTGGAAGTCATTGATGCCGAAGTAGGCTTCGGTCATCTCGGCGAAGAATTCCTTCGGATTGGTTAGGGCGTAGTGGCGGATGCGGCGACCGGTGACATGCAGGCTTCTATCGCCATGGCCAGACTTTTGGTAGGCGTCCCAGCATGCGGCGATGCGGGGTTCGTCAAAGCCCAGTACCAGGTCGTGATAGGCGTGGGCTAGCTCATGCAGCAGGCTCCAGGGCTGGATGTGCTGATGGCGGGCGGAGACGAACTGTGCAGCGACAGGGATGTGCACAGCCTTGGCCAGGGAAGCTGAATGGCCATGGTCGGTCAGCCACTTGGCAGACGGATGATACTGCATGGAGGTGAGATCGCGGCTGTTGAGTTCCAGCCAGATGGGGACCTTTTGAAGTTGGGGCACTTTGTCTTTCGGCAGGACGGTGAGGATGTCTGCCAAGCGAGCCTGGAGAAGGGCGAGCGCGGTCCTTCCCAGTGTGGCGTGGTCCGGCTGTAGAAGGCGCTCATCCACATGGATCGTCCAGCCTTCCACTTGCCGGGAGGGGTGGTTCGCCGGCGGTGTTTCAGCTCGGGCCATATTGACCCAGGTCACAAGGACAAGAAGGAAACAAAGAGGAGAAACGGCTCGCATGGGGGTATAACGTTCTGTGGAGTGCCATTTGTCTTGAATAAGAAACATCTGAGCATTGCATCGTGCCTCAGGGTGGCTGACTGTGGCTCACTCATGGTGCGTGCTCTGGGATCTCATACTCTCGCGTTGGTCCACGGTTTGGGAGACTTTGCGTTATTTACGTTAAAGTCATTCCAGTCCGTATTCAGTGCACGGCGATTGTTCCGCCGGGTCTTGCGAGGTGTGTTCGAGCAAGGGGTGCGCTGCCTGCCAGTGATCCTCATCGTTGGTCTGTTCACAGGACTGGTGTTGGGACTGCAAGGTTATTACGTCCTGAACCGCTTCGGGTCCGAAAGTCTGCTAGGAGCCCTGGTGTCGTTGAGCCTGGTGCGTGAGTTGGGACCTGTTCTTGCGGCGCTGATGTTGGTGGGGCAGGCGGGTTCAGCCCTGGCGGCGGAACTGGGCATTCAGCGAAATACGGAGCAAGTGGCCGCGCTGGACACGATGGGTGTGAATAGCTTGGGTTATCTCATTTCTCCTCGATTGCTCGCTGCTTTGATCGTTTATCCCATGCAGACGGCGTTGTTTGTCACCATCGGTCTTTTTGGTGGCAGCCTTTCCGGCACTTGGTTGTTAGGCCTGGAGTCCGGGGTCTATTGGTCCTCAGTGGAGCGCGCCGTGCAAATGCAGGATGTGACGGAGTGCCTGCTGAAAGCGGGAACATTTGGCCTGCTGACCATCGCCCTTTGTGCTTACCATGGATTTAATGCGCATCGTTGTCGCTCAGCCACGGGCGCGCGTGCGGTCAGTGCCTCCACCACCCGGGCGGTGGTGCAGTCCAGCATCACCGTGCTGGCGGCGGATTATGTGATCACCTCTTTCTTGATTTGATGATGTCCGTTCCCACTCAAGAATTGTTGCTTCAGGTGCAGGGCGTGCATAAGCGCTTTGGCGACAACGTCGTCCTCGCCGGCGCGGATCTGAATGTTCCGCGCGGTAGCTTGGTGACGGTCATGGGTCGCAGCGGCGCGGGTAAGTCGGTCTTTCTCAAATGCCTCGCCGATGTGATCCGCCCCGATGAAGGGCGCATCCTATTTGATGGGAAGGCGCTGACCGCAGGTGAATCTCGCGCGGACTTTCGTCGTCGTTGTAGCTTTCTATTTCAAAGCAATGCGCTGTTTGATTCTTTGACGGCCTTAGAAAATGTGGCGCTGCCGCTGGAGCAGACACGGGATATTTCAGATCAAGAGATCCGCGAGCGTAGCCGGGAGGCCCTGCGCCAACTGGAACTGGAAGCCCACCAAGACCGCTACCCCAGCCAGCTCTCCGGGGGCATGCAAAAGCGATTGGCGCTGGCTCGGGCGATTGTCACCCGGCCGGAACTGGTGCTCTTTGATGAGCCGACGGCGGGCCTGGACCCTTTGCGCCGAAATGCCGTGTTTGTCATGATCGCCCGTTACCAGCGGCAGTTTGGTTTTACCGCCGTGGTGGTGACGCATGATGTGCCGGAGGCGCTGATCGCCAGCGATCGTGTGGCGCTGCTGGACCAGGGGCGAATGCATTTTCAGGGAACACCCGCGCAATTTTCCGCTTCATCCGATTCTGTTGTGGTCAGTTTTCGCGATAATACGGCAGCCCTCAGCACTTCCTTAGCCGCGATCCGCAGCGGTGAGATTCTCCATTCTGAAGACGTATGAAACAGACCAAGCTTGAATTTTTAGTCGGTGCCTTTGTACTCTTGGGCCTAGCTGCCGTCGCCTACCTGACGGTGAAACTAGGGGCGGGCACTCTGTTGGGGGGAGATACCTACAAGCTGGAAGCACGCTTTACCAGTGTCAGCGGGCTGAATGCTGGCAGCAATGTGGTCGTGGCTGGGGTGCCTGTCGGGCGGGTGGAATCCATCCGCATGGAGCCCACTGAATACACGGCCATCGTGACCCTGAATGTGATGGCAGGGCTGAAATTGCCCACGGATTCCATGGCCTCCATCAAAACAACCGGGCTGATAGGTGATAAATATCTAGCACTTTCCCCGGGCGCAGACGAAACTTACCTAAAAGCTGGCGAGCGAATCACGATGACAGAGTCCTCCGTTGATCTGGAGTCCTTAATCGGGAAGATGGCATTCGGCAGCGTGTCAGAAGAAACTGAAAAAGCACCACCCCCATGAATCGACGTTCCTTACTCGCTTTGATTGTGTCCGCGCCCCTCCTGCTCGGGCAGGCATCTGCCTCCACTGCGGAGGCCCAGGCACGTCTGAAAACGGCGGTGGATGAAGTCCTTTCCGTATCAAACCGAGTCTCCAGCCGCAGTGCCTTGGCAGAAAGTGCACGGCCTGTTTTGCAAAAGCACATCAGCTTTGAAACGATGACCCGCCGCGCGGTAGGCGTGGGGTGGCGCCAGTTCAGCGCTGCTCAGCAGCAGAAGGCCACGCAGCTTTTCACCACCCTCGTGATTCGCACTTACAGCAACAAGTTCACGCCTGGTGAAAAAGCCTCGGTGGATTTCCAGTCTGCCGTCGCACCTGCCGCTGGTCGCGTGGATGTGCCGACCACTCTGGTGTACAAAGGCAGTCGTTACAGTGTCACCTACCGCATGGAGCAGGTGGGGGGCGGCTGGCGCATCGTGGATGTTGTCATCGAAGGTGTCAGCATGGTCGCCAATTATCGTACCCAGCTTGATGCTACCTTTAAAAAAGGTGGCGCTGCTGCGGTGATCACGTCTCTCGAACAATCTGTCTCCCGCCCCCAATGAAAACTGGCATCCCCACTCTCCGCCTCCTGTCACTGGCCTTGGTCCCCTTTTTGACAGATTGTGCCACGCCTAAGACTTCAAAGCCTTCTGCAGCAGCAGTCCCAGCCGCAGTGAAGCCGCTGGATGCAGTGGATGAACTGGACGATTACGCTGCGACTGCGGAGGTGGCTGATCCTCTGGAGGGCCTCAACCGCGCCACCTTCAAGCTCAACGATGGCCTCTACAACTTTGTCTTCAGGCCTGTCTCCAAAGGTTATGAATTCGTGGCACCCCAGCCTGTGCGGAAAGGACTGACCAACTTTTTTGACAACGCCAAATTCCCCGTGCGCTTTGTGAACAGCGGTCTTCAGGGAAAGTTTGGCCGTGCTGGCAAAGAGGTGCAGAAATTCGGCGTGAATACCCTTGTGGGTGCAGGTGGTTTTGTGAAGGTCTCTGACAAAATTCCCTCCCTCGTCGCAGTGCCGAGCGAAGACACGGGTCAGACGCTGGCCAAATGGGGCCTCGGTCACGGCCCTTACATCGTGCTGCCTGTTTTTGGCCCCAGCACGGCTCGTGAAACCGTGGGGTTTGCGGGTGACTATGCGCTCAATCCGGTCAACTGGGGGCTCTTCCTGAAGGGAGATGCTCGTGATTGGGTGTGGATCCCTTCGACGGTGAACACCGTGCAGTCTTTGCCAGACCAACTCTATTATTACGACGAAGCCTGCAAAAATTCTGTGGATCCCTACCTTTCAGTTCGCAGCATTTACATTCAGAATCGCAACTCAGCCGCAGACCAGTAGTCTGTTTTTACGCGGCTGGTCTGTTCATCAAAAATGTAAGTCTAGGGGTAAGGTTCTTTAGCCCAGCCTCAGTGGATCCTTGCTCATAGCATGAGCGCATCCCTGAAATGAAAAAGAGGCGATGAAATGATGTGTGGGATGTGTACTGATACACCTCCCCGATTATGATTCCCCCCAATCATCGTTTTCTGAATGGCCGTCTTCTCAACCTCATCGTAATGGGGCTTGCGCTACTGCTTTGGACTATGCGCCTGTCCTCGGCTGAGGTGACATGGAATGGCGGGGGCGCTGACAACAATTGGTCCACAGCGCTAAACTGGGGTGGTGCGGTGCCTCTGGCTGGGGACTCGCTCGCCTTTGGTGGCAGTCTGCGACTGGCGGCGGTAAATAACCTTACGGCAGACACGAGCTTTGCCGGCATCACCTTTAACAGCGGTTCAGGTGCCTTCACGCTTTCTGGCAATCGAATCACACTGGGTGGGGATGTCCTGAATAACTCCACCCTCACGCAAACGATTAGCCTGCCAATGCTGATCGAGGCCACGCGAAATTTCAATGCGGCGGCAGGAGCGCTGACCGTGAGCGGAGTTATCAGCGGCAATGGGGGACTGAATAAAACAGGCACGGGGACGCTGAACCTTAGCGGGACGGAAGCGAATGCTTACACGGGGGTGACGAC is a window of Prosthecobacter dejongeii DNA encoding:
- a CDS encoding MlaC/ttg2D family ABC transporter substrate-binding protein, whose amino-acid sequence is MNRRSLLALIVSAPLLLGQASASTAEAQARLKTAVDEVLSVSNRVSSRSALAESARPVLQKHISFETMTRRAVGVGWRQFSAAQQQKATQLFTTLVIRTYSNKFTPGEKASVDFQSAVAPAAGRVDVPTTLVYKGSRYSVTYRMEQVGGGWRIVDVVIEGVSMVANYRTQLDATFKKGGAAAVITSLEQSVSRPQ
- a CDS encoding SDR family NAD(P)-dependent oxidoreductase translates to MSTSPRVWFITGCSSGFGHAMAEAALLAGDHVIATARQVADLEMLEHIGAGRCHILPLDVTDAAQVSQQVTAAQAVWGRLDVVVNNAGYGLLGAVEECTEEQIRLNFETNFFGALNVIRAALPILRQQKQGHIINISAAAAISNYAGFGIYGAAKAALESLSESLRLEVAAHGTKVTLVQPGPFRTRFIGKGMVQATATETYAGSSGKFAAYLEKVDGKQPGDPERAAALIVKMVQDGQAPLRLALGKYAVKKVRDVAASRLRELEAWEQAAGETDG
- a CDS encoding cryptochrome/photolyase family protein translates to MRHLVIILGDQLDLKSSALDGFDPQQDRVWMTEVARESTKVWVHKARIVTFLAAMRHFAEELKKAGLPVEYRRLEDPQNQGDFIVELEAAVKRLKPKKLILVEPGEWQVREDFRQASKRLKVELDEREDRHFMATHADFEMHAKGRKGLRMEFFYREMRTRHGILMEGGKPVGGGWNFDSENRKSFAKAGPPLHAAPRQFLPDAITQDVIQTVESMFPEHPGTLGDFDWPVTAAEAQIALEDFIAHRLAEFGDYQDAMWTQEPWLFHSRLSAVMNLKLLDPRQVIAAAEKAYHTGRAPLAAVEGFIRQILGWREYVRAIYWRFMPGYGEMNELRAQQPLPKFYWTGETDMNCLRDAIGQTLRYGYAHHIQRLMVTGLFSLLLGVRPQEVHEWYLAVYVDAVEWVELPNTLGMSQHGDGGIMASKPYIASGKYIQRMSNYCAGCRYDPALSTGPKACPFTTLYWEFLLRHEPRLKMNQRMSMQVRNLARLTDAEKEAIVEQAQSIRTSLA
- a CDS encoding DNA-directed RNA polymerase subunit alpha, producing the protein MSVRLARFEMPSRLVRNEATATDTYAQFSAEPFDKGYGHTIGNSLRRVLLSSLEGAAITSVKIRGAEHEFSTLPGVLEDVVQIVLNLKKVRFKHHSESKEARLLSISVDKEGAVTAGDIKEDNHYEVINKDLVICNLDRKAKFECEFEVRVGRGFSTWEENKRADTPIGVIPIDSIYSPVTRVKYGVENTRVGQNTDYDKLVLDVWTDGRIAPSDALLQAASILRHHLDVFVNYDDKAIEFEAAPEAQTEENSELRKLLNMSVNEIELSVRAANCLNNANITSVGQLAMKTEAEMLRYRNFGKKSLTEIKEKLAELGLSLGMKFDSSLLEPTSGGSSLLARSSMIADDDDEADAAGFASLIDSHLPDGDDDE
- a CDS encoding MlaE family ABC transporter permease codes for the protein MVRALGSHTLALVHGLGDFALFTLKSFQSVFSARRLFRRVLRGVFEQGVRCLPVILIVGLFTGLVLGLQGYYVLNRFGSESLLGALVSLSLVRELGPVLAALMLVGQAGSALAAELGIQRNTEQVAALDTMGVNSLGYLISPRLLAALIVYPMQTALFVTIGLFGGSLSGTWLLGLESGVYWSSVERAVQMQDVTECLLKAGTFGLLTIALCAYHGFNAHRCRSATGARAVSASTTRAVVQSSITVLAADYVITSFLI
- a CDS encoding ABC transporter ATP-binding protein is translated as MMSVPTQELLLQVQGVHKRFGDNVVLAGADLNVPRGSLVTVMGRSGAGKSVFLKCLADVIRPDEGRILFDGKALTAGESRADFRRRCSFLFQSNALFDSLTALENVALPLEQTRDISDQEIRERSREALRQLELEAHQDRYPSQLSGGMQKRLALARAIVTRPELVLFDEPTAGLDPLRRNAVFVMIARYQRQFGFTAVVVTHDVPEALIASDRVALLDQGRMHFQGTPAQFSASSDSVVVSFRDNTAALSTSLAAIRSGEILHSEDV
- a CDS encoding M90 metallopeptidase family protein, which produces MARAETPPANHPSRQVEGWTIHVDERLLQPDHATLGRTALALLQARLADILTVLPKDKVPQLQKVPIWLELNSRDLTSMQYHPSAKWLTDHGHSASLAKAVHIPVAAQFVSARHQHIQPWSLLHELAHAYHDLVLGFDEPRIAACWDAYQKSGHGDRSLHVTGRRIRHYALTNPKEFFAEMTEAYFGINDFHPFVHGELKTAEPAIHQLLQEIWGKTALD
- the mlaD gene encoding outer membrane lipid asymmetry maintenance protein MlaD, which gives rise to MKQTKLEFLVGAFVLLGLAAVAYLTVKLGAGTLLGGDTYKLEARFTSVSGLNAGSNVVVAGVPVGRVESIRMEPTEYTAIVTLNVMAGLKLPTDSMASIKTTGLIGDKYLALSPGADETYLKAGERITMTESSVDLESLIGKMAFGSVSEETEKAPPP
- a CDS encoding MlaA family lipoprotein, with product MKTGIPTLRLLSLALVPFLTDCATPKTSKPSAAAVPAAVKPLDAVDELDDYAATAEVADPLEGLNRATFKLNDGLYNFVFRPVSKGYEFVAPQPVRKGLTNFFDNAKFPVRFVNSGLQGKFGRAGKEVQKFGVNTLVGAGGFVKVSDKIPSLVAVPSEDTGQTLAKWGLGHGPYIVLPVFGPSTARETVGFAGDYALNPVNWGLFLKGDARDWVWIPSTVNTVQSLPDQLYYYDEACKNSVDPYLSVRSIYIQNRNSAADQ
- the rplQ gene encoding 50S ribosomal protein L17, encoding MKHGRKVPKLQRDAAHRKALLANLVCALVEHRRIRTTLAKAKAVRPLAEKMITLGKRGDLHARRTAISELRQPASVKKLFEDIAPASKDRQGGYTRIIKLGQRRSDSAPMAFIEWVDAYVPPAPKSEEAAVEVVTVEEPAAAAEEAAPKKKRATKKAAEAAAE